In one window of Psychrobacter sp. P2G3 DNA:
- the cobS gene encoding adenosylcobinamide-GDP ribazoletransferase yields the protein MSQPLKQESKQALNQPKPLQQSSPKNVGQFIKHEWILLLVAIQFLTRLPVPPFKNYNPQWLHQSSRHFPAVGLLVGLLCAGVFWLGSILFTPLVAAVLSTVFGIKLTGAFHEDGLADSCDGLGGGLTRERTLTIMKDSRLGTYGVLGLVSALLLKISLLATMPLSVSIVALIIGHTASRLLCISLLALLPYGGEIEHAKAKPMAQQLTPLQGLFSSGWLLVAGVLAMVIFPNAIQQISIGQWLLALILALVATEYMRRLLRRRLDGYTGDGLGATQQLSEVAIYAGIAASIPFI from the coding sequence ATGTCACAGCCATTAAAGCAGGAATCAAAACAGGCGTTAAATCAGCCAAAGCCGTTACAGCAGTCTTCGCCTAAAAACGTTGGTCAATTCATAAAGCACGAATGGATATTGTTACTGGTAGCCATTCAGTTTTTGACGCGCCTGCCAGTTCCGCCATTCAAAAATTATAATCCCCAATGGTTACACCAGAGCAGTCGTCATTTTCCCGCAGTCGGTTTGCTGGTTGGACTACTTTGCGCTGGCGTGTTTTGGCTCGGCAGTATTTTATTTACGCCCTTAGTGGCTGCAGTGCTGAGTACGGTATTCGGGATTAAGCTTACGGGCGCTTTTCACGAAGATGGTCTTGCGGATAGTTGCGATGGTTTGGGCGGCGGTCTGACTCGCGAGCGTACCTTAACCATTATGAAAGACTCGCGCTTAGGAACATACGGCGTGTTAGGGTTAGTCTCTGCGCTATTGCTAAAGATTTCCTTGTTAGCCACCATGCCGTTATCGGTATCTATTGTCGCGCTGATTATTGGGCATACTGCGTCGCGTTTGCTATGTATTAGCCTGCTTGCGCTGCTGCCTTATGGCGGTGAGATAGAACACGCTAAAGCCAAACCTATGGCGCAGCAGCTGACACCGTTACAAGGATTGTTCAGTAGTGGTTGGTTGCTCGTGGCAGGAGTTTTAGCAATGGTTATATTTCCTAATGCCATACAGCAGATTAGCATCGGTCAGTGGTTATTGGCTTTGATACTGGCGTTAGTTGCCACTGAATATATGCGGCGCTTATTACGTAGGCGTCTTGATGGCTATACGGGTGATGGACTAGGAGCGACACAGCAGCTTAGTGAAGTTGCGATATATGCTGGAATTGCTGCCTCTATACCTTTTATCTAA
- a CDS encoding histidine phosphatase family protein — translation MTLYIWRHPKPFEAEGICIGQTDIGVDRRKLKRLANQVERFVRLHQLPRVIWVSPLQRSLKVGQILAHRGFQCRIAPELAEIDFGEWDGRPWEQIAKQEIDDWCDNFAHFTPDNGESLQQLFDRVEGWLNKVLAEQDNTPILAIGHAGWINAAKIMDTGQDVPKTAADWPSSVAYGECSCLTLARI, via the coding sequence ATGACTCTTTACATTTGGCGTCACCCGAAACCCTTTGAGGCTGAGGGTATCTGTATTGGTCAGACGGACATAGGGGTAGATAGGCGTAAATTAAAACGCCTTGCCAATCAGGTCGAGCGCTTTGTGCGTCTGCACCAATTACCTAGAGTCATTTGGGTAAGCCCATTACAGCGCTCACTAAAAGTTGGTCAGATATTGGCGCACCGTGGCTTTCAATGTCGAATCGCGCCTGAGCTTGCTGAGATTGATTTTGGCGAATGGGATGGTCGCCCTTGGGAGCAAATCGCTAAGCAAGAGATTGATGACTGGTGTGATAACTTTGCGCACTTTACGCCCGATAATGGGGAAAGTTTGCAGCAGTTATTTGACCGTGTTGAGGGTTGGTTGAATAAGGTTTTGGCTGAACAAGACAACACCCCAATACTAGCAATTGGTCATGCTGGCTGGATTAATGCTGCCAAGATTATGGATACTGGGCAAGATGTACCGAAGACAGCAGCTGATTGGCCCTCTTCAGTTGCATATGGGGAATGTAGTTGTTTGACGCTTGCAAGGATTTAG
- a CDS encoding sterol desaturase family protein, protein MTNEVWWRLGFFLSILVIMMLTEWRMPARKAPIKSSKRWFANFGLVFASSVIARLAVPVGLTAVALYNQQHGIGLFNTIDLPSIVVIILSLILLDIIIYWQHRLFHRVPILWRLHKVHHADAHVDASTGLRFHPIEIVLSILVKLVAVSLLGVPAIAVLIFEITLNGLAMFNHANIRLPPALEKPLRLIFMTQILHRIHHSQRVSETNSNYGFSVIWWDWIFGSYKSEAQKSDNELDIGLKEYPSPKQNASLWGLLVMPFKSK, encoded by the coding sequence ATGACTAATGAAGTATGGTGGCGGCTTGGGTTCTTTTTGAGCATTTTAGTGATTATGATGCTGACTGAGTGGCGCATGCCTGCACGTAAAGCGCCGATCAAAAGCAGCAAACGCTGGTTCGCTAACTTTGGCTTGGTGTTTGCGTCATCCGTTATTGCTCGTCTAGCGGTGCCTGTCGGTCTAACGGCTGTGGCACTTTATAATCAGCAGCATGGGATTGGTCTATTCAATACTATCGACTTGCCAAGCATTGTTGTCATCATATTAAGCCTAATATTGCTCGACATCATCATTTACTGGCAACATCGATTATTCCATCGTGTGCCTATTCTATGGCGTTTGCATAAAGTCCATCACGCTGATGCGCATGTTGATGCCAGTACAGGCCTTAGGTTTCATCCTATTGAAATTGTCTTAAGCATCCTAGTGAAGCTCGTTGCCGTCAGCTTATTGGGTGTCCCTGCCATCGCAGTACTGATTTTTGAGATTACTCTAAATGGCTTAGCGATGTTTAACCATGCCAATATTCGTCTGCCTCCCGCCCTTGAAAAGCCACTGCGCTTAATATTTATGACGCAGATTTTGCACCGTATTCACCACAGCCAACGCGTTAGTGAGACTAACTCAAACTATGGTTTTAGCGTCATTTGGTGGGATTGGATTTTTGGTAGTTATAAGAGTGAAGCGCAGAAGTCTGATAACGAGCTAGATATTGGCTTAAAAGAATATCCATCACCCAAGCAAAACGCCTCACTATGGGGATTGCTCGTAATGCCGTTTAAAAGTAAATGA
- a CDS encoding CDP-alcohol phosphatidyltransferase family protein: MLDKFLTPMIKPILAPVVVVLHKRGITADQLTVAGFVIGMLALPLLAFELWYGALAAIVLNRIFDGLDGALARHAQQSSSAGGYLDITLDFLFYAAVPLGFILANPEQNAIAGALLLGAFIGTGSSFLAFAIAAEKFKLDKPQFKYKSFYYLNGLTEGTETIALFVAFCIWPQHFVLLASIFATACAITIFTRIYGGYHTLKQLEANVSSSAGLNPQEVSND; this comes from the coding sequence ATGCTAGACAAATTTCTCACGCCCATGATTAAGCCGATACTAGCCCCTGTGGTCGTTGTATTACATAAACGCGGCATCACGGCTGATCAACTCACGGTAGCGGGCTTTGTAATCGGCATGTTAGCCTTACCATTACTGGCGTTTGAGCTTTGGTATGGCGCACTTGCAGCGATTGTGTTGAATCGCATTTTTGATGGTCTTGATGGCGCTCTAGCTCGTCATGCTCAGCAAAGCTCAAGCGCAGGCGGCTACTTAGATATTACGCTCGACTTTTTATTTTATGCAGCAGTGCCGCTGGGATTTATCTTGGCAAATCCTGAACAGAATGCCATTGCAGGTGCTTTATTGCTCGGCGCTTTCATTGGTACAGGCTCCAGCTTTTTGGCATTTGCCATCGCGGCCGAAAAGTTTAAACTGGATAAACCACAGTTCAAATATAAAAGTTTTTATTATTTAAACGGTTTGACGGAAGGCACCGAAACCATTGCGCTGTTTGTTGCCTTTTGCATTTGGCCACAGCACTTTGTACTACTCGCTAGCATTTTTGCAACGGCCTGCGCGATCACGATTTTTACGCGTATCTATGGTGGCTATCATACCCTTAAACAGCTAGAGGCGAATGTTAGTAGCTCAGCTGGTTTAAACCCTCAAGAGGTAAGCAATGACTAA
- a CDS encoding ATP-binding cassette domain-containing protein: MQSSLQIKNLQLYRQGKLLLSLDEQIAGGEILTVMGPSGSGKSSLLNWLTGTLPNGFTATGEVWLNDENVSHLPTHLRQIGVLYQDALLFSHLSVACNIAFAMPKGNKMGDRKQRSEKIAQALAQVGLAGMGDRHPDNLSGGQQARVALLRTLLSEPKAILLDEPFSKLDTQLRVDTRQLVFEQIRTHKLPAIMVTHDHSDAEAAKGKVIHLDL; this comes from the coding sequence ATGCAATCATCTTTACAGATAAAAAACTTACAGTTATATCGACAAGGCAAGCTATTACTAAGCCTAGACGAGCAGATTGCTGGTGGTGAAATATTGACTGTCATGGGCCCATCTGGCAGTGGTAAATCGAGCTTATTGAATTGGCTGACAGGTACCTTACCAAATGGTTTCACCGCTACTGGTGAGGTCTGGTTGAATGATGAAAATGTAAGCCACTTACCTACGCACCTGCGTCAGATTGGGGTACTGTATCAAGATGCCCTACTGTTTTCGCATTTATCGGTAGCGTGCAACATTGCTTTTGCGATGCCTAAAGGTAACAAAATGGGCGATAGAAAACAGCGTAGTGAAAAAATAGCACAAGCGCTTGCACAAGTGGGCTTAGCAGGCATGGGAGATCGCCATCCTGACAATTTATCGGGCGGACAACAAGCACGAGTGGCGCTCCTGCGCACCTTGCTCAGCGAGCCAAAAGCGATACTACTAGACGAGCCTTTTAGCAAGCTCGATACCCAACTAAGAGTAGATACGCGCCAACTGGTATTTGAGCAAATTCGCACGCATAAACTCCCCGCCATCATGGTCACGCACGATCATAGCGATGCTGAGGCCGCAAAGGGTAAAGTTATTCATTTAGACCTGTAG
- a CDS encoding ABC transporter permease subunit, with translation MSKNFNDKRADANTGVIAPYKTDLFTHIVSLSPKFLLLLLILPVLGGLLSVLLPAFSWVPALEKTTLSLQGFNDLWQTPGLSQMVALSIGTGLISTLFAFVMTLMILAAFFNSVWLTRIERLLSPILVIPHAAAAIAVGFLIAPSGMFSRLISPWLSGWELAPSGMFPHDPYGISIILGLTLKELPFLLLMALGALAQPELGKKLRQQYKVALNLGYFPITAFFKGVLPVLYPFLRLPILAVLAYASASVEMPLILGPNTPPTLAVTIMQWFNDVDLNLRIKASAGALLQLALTGGLIALWLGSERAIKACFNGTLINGKRHYADALWQKITAALTTVVIGFILLALVGLVMWSVAGFWRFPAVLPEQLVLLHFQSAFTQMGTPLFNTLAIGIVSTIFAIVLTLLCLEAEQLSKKPLSKFTSLIIYLPLLVPSIAFLFGLVWLQQLVNNQTAFFNVAFTHLLFVLPYVFLSLASSYRRLDPRFAHVAASLGATPAKVFLQVKLPQLFAPLLIAIALGLAISFGQYLPTLLAGGGRIATITTEAVTLANGASRRTSAVYAIIQMALPLIGFILAWVLPKYFFKSGTR, from the coding sequence ATGAGTAAAAATTTTAACGATAAAAGGGCTGATGCAAACACTGGAGTGATAGCGCCCTATAAAACAGACCTATTTACGCACATTGTATCCTTGAGTCCGAAATTTTTACTGCTACTGTTGATATTACCCGTACTCGGTGGTTTACTCAGTGTGTTGTTACCTGCCTTTAGCTGGGTGCCTGCACTTGAGAAAACGACTCTTAGTCTACAAGGCTTTAACGATCTTTGGCAGACGCCTGGTCTTAGCCAAATGGTCGCGTTAAGTATTGGCACTGGATTAATCAGTACCCTATTCGCTTTTGTCATGACCTTAATGATATTGGCAGCATTTTTTAATAGCGTTTGGCTGACCCGTATTGAGCGTTTACTGAGTCCAATCTTGGTCATTCCTCATGCAGCGGCAGCCATTGCAGTTGGCTTTTTAATTGCGCCTTCTGGTATGTTTTCACGTCTTATTTCACCGTGGCTTAGCGGCTGGGAGTTGGCGCCAAGCGGTATGTTTCCACATGACCCGTACGGCATCAGCATCATTTTGGGTTTAACCTTAAAAGAGCTGCCGTTTTTATTATTAATGGCACTAGGCGCCTTGGCACAACCTGAGCTTGGTAAAAAGCTACGTCAGCAATATAAAGTTGCGCTAAATCTCGGCTATTTCCCCATCACTGCCTTTTTTAAAGGCGTACTCCCTGTCCTCTATCCTTTTTTACGTTTGCCTATCTTGGCCGTGCTTGCCTATGCCAGTGCCAGCGTTGAGATGCCATTGATATTGGGTCCAAACACGCCGCCAACGCTCGCTGTTACTATCATGCAATGGTTTAACGATGTTGATTTGAACTTACGTATAAAAGCCTCGGCGGGCGCGTTATTACAGCTGGCGTTAACGGGTGGTTTAATCGCCTTGTGGCTTGGTAGCGAGAGAGCGATAAAAGCTTGCTTTAATGGCACATTGATAAATGGCAAGCGCCACTATGCCGATGCATTATGGCAAAAAATTACCGCCGCGTTGACCACTGTGGTGATTGGCTTTATTTTGCTGGCGCTCGTTGGTCTGGTAATGTGGTCAGTAGCTGGTTTTTGGCGCTTTCCCGCCGTATTGCCAGAGCAATTGGTGTTATTACATTTTCAAAGTGCCTTTACGCAAATGGGTACGCCATTATTTAATACTCTTGCTATCGGTATCGTGAGTACCATATTTGCCATTGTGCTGACTTTATTATGTCTAGAAGCTGAACAATTAAGTAAAAAACCACTCTCAAAATTTACCAGTTTAATTATCTATTTGCCGCTGTTAGTACCCAGTATTGCCTTTTTATTTGGTTTGGTGTGGCTACAGCAACTGGTGAATAACCAAACGGCGTTTTTTAATGTGGCGTTTACCCATCTGCTTTTTGTACTGCCTTATGTGTTTTTATCGCTTGCCAGTAGTTACAGGCGTCTAGACCCTCGTTTTGCTCATGTAGCCGCGAGCCTTGGTGCGACGCCAGCCAAAGTATTTTTGCAGGTGAAATTACCACAACTGTTTGCGCCTCTGTTAATTGCTATCGCCCTTGGTTTGGCGATTAGCTTTGGTCAATACTTGCCGACATTATTAGCAGGCGGCGGACGAATCGCCACCATCACCACAGAAGCGGTGACTCTCGCAAATGGTGCCAGTAGGCGCACCAGTGCGGTGTACGCCATCATCCAAATGGCGTTACCGTTAATTGGCTTTATATTGGCGTGGGTATTGCCGAAGTATTTCTTTAAAAGTGGCACTCGTTAG
- a CDS encoding ABC transporter substrate-binding protein yields the protein MYVIKSLPALPTLKNLSRYSTYAMVLSIGIGISASTASPTTDDLNQNLSSWQQIEAQGKNQDVYFYAWGGDPQINAYLQWAAKQVDDKYNINLVHVKLSDTSEAVSRVLAEKSANNNNKGSVDLIWINGANFATMSENSLLLKQWANKLPNFALTDPESNPAVNFDFGVPTNGMEAPWGQASLTFYYDSLSTDKPPSTLNELVNWTAQNPGRFSYPKPPDFLGMSFLKYALVMLHEQQDANTGTNIKAQLNLPATEQNTDIILAPLWTFLDDLHPTLWRKGEQFVQTGAHMRRLVDDTELSLAFSFSAPEIPAAVQRYDLPQSIRSYAMSDGSLSNTHFVAIPYNASHPQAAQLVANFLMSPEAQAKKQTPAVWGDKTVLIQSTLDPEQQALFKTNKPHPSALPVDAIKRTVNEPHPSWVDAVMQGWQTRYGVSP from the coding sequence ATGTACGTTATTAAATCTTTACCAGCTTTGCCAACGTTAAAAAATCTAAGTCGCTATAGCACCTATGCTATGGTGCTTAGCATTGGTATTGGTATATCAGCAAGCACTGCTTCACCTACTACCGATGACCTTAATCAAAATTTATCATCTTGGCAGCAGATAGAGGCGCAAGGTAAAAACCAAGACGTTTACTTCTATGCATGGGGCGGTGACCCGCAGATCAATGCCTATCTACAGTGGGCTGCTAAGCAAGTCGATGATAAATATAATATCAATTTGGTTCATGTCAAATTGAGCGACACCAGTGAAGCCGTCAGTCGCGTACTCGCAGAAAAGTCTGCCAACAATAATAATAAAGGCAGCGTTGATCTCATCTGGATAAATGGCGCAAACTTCGCCACCATGAGTGAGAATTCGTTATTACTCAAACAATGGGCGAACAAGCTGCCTAACTTTGCCTTGACCGATCCAGAGAGTAATCCTGCCGTTAACTTTGATTTTGGTGTGCCAACCAATGGTATGGAAGCGCCATGGGGTCAAGCCTCGCTGACTTTTTATTACGACAGCTTATCAACTGATAAGCCACCAAGCACTTTAAATGAGCTGGTCAATTGGACGGCGCAAAACCCCGGGCGTTTTAGCTATCCAAAGCCACCTGACTTTTTAGGCATGAGCTTTTTAAAATACGCTTTAGTCATGCTGCACGAGCAGCAAGATGCGAATACAGGCACAAATATCAAAGCACAGCTCAACCTGCCAGCCACTGAGCAAAATACAGATATTATATTAGCCCCTTTATGGACGTTTTTAGATGATTTGCATCCAACTCTATGGCGTAAGGGTGAGCAATTTGTGCAAACGGGCGCGCACATGCGACGTCTGGTCGATGATACCGAGCTTAGCTTAGCCTTTAGCTTTTCCGCGCCTGAAATTCCTGCGGCCGTGCAGCGTTATGATTTACCCCAGAGCATTCGTAGCTATGCCATGAGCGATGGCAGCTTAAGCAACACCCATTTTGTGGCCATTCCTTATAACGCCAGCCATCCGCAAGCCGCGCAGTTGGTGGCAAACTTTCTGATGAGTCCAGAAGCACAGGCTAAAAAGCAAACGCCTGCTGTGTGGGGTGATAAAACCGTACTCATCCAATCGACGCTTGACCCTGAGCAACAAGCGCTATTCAAGACTAACAAACCCCATCCGAGCGCCCTACCTGTTGACGCTATAAAACGGACCGTGAATGAACCACATCCGAGCTGGGTTGATGCCGTTATGCAAGGCTGGCAGACACGCTATGGGGTCAGCCCATGA